From the Melanotaenia boesemani isolate fMelBoe1 chromosome 9, fMelBoe1.pri, whole genome shotgun sequence genome, the window agcacaaacaaaatacaagtgTGACAAGTACAGCCAGTCGAATGGCTCCTTTCTTTGCCtgactttttttacttttagacaAAGTTATTGCTAGTGCGCTGTAGCAGAAGCTCATGACAAccaaggagaagaaaaagcacATATTCTTTAAAATTCTGTTGGCTACAACCCAGTTGTGTGCGTGAACTTCAAAGCGATAATGAAAACAGTCGAGCTGGGATGTGTTTGTCTCATTTACAGAGAGAAACACAGCGTTGGGTAGTGATAGAAGCAAACAGAGGACCCACAGTGAAATGCATGTTAGGTGCACCGTTCCTGGACGTCGACTTTGCATGCTGGGGATTGCGTGAACAATGGCCAAATACCGATCAAACCCAATGCAAGCTAGAAGGAGACTCCCACAAAAGAGGTTCATTTCTGTCAAGACCCCCTTCAGCATGCATAGGAATACTCCGAACATCCATCCTGTGAAGCAGCTGACCAGTTGAAAGGGAATGGTGAACAGGAGCATGAGGTCAGCCAAAGCAAGGTGCAGCAGGTAGATCTCTGAGATGCGCAGCCGACGTCGACGCCTCAGGAGGACTGTGATCATCAGGCTGTTCCCTGTGACACCCAGGAGGAAGATCATGATGTAAAGCGCAGGCTGGAACACACTGTAGAAAATCTCCAGATCCTCAGAGCAGTCGGTAGTTACGTTGTAGTCTGTGTAATTGCCATCTGAGTCctagaaaacaaagttttgatATGGTAACAATCTTTTTATATCGTGAAACACCAATCTCTTGTAAATGTGACAAATTTCAGCTTAGTTCCAGTCACATTTTTCACAACACCTTTCAGCTTCCAGGCAGGCTGAATATCTAGCATTTATGTTGAGTAATGAAAACATCACAGAAAAATAGACCTTGTGTAATTATGGTTTCATTTGCTTCCTGCAGCTCCCCTAGTAGATTTACTTGTCAGGAAACACAAAATGGACCAGATTGTTTTCGCTTCCCCATTACAGGCTTTTGAAGATATTTTTGGTCAAATGTGGTAAAACATACTGTGGCCAACAAAAAAGTACACATGTTCAATAAGTTAATATATatctgatggagatgttacgCCATCTAAGATTTGAATCTTTCCTATAAATGTGGACTGTTTCTATCCCACTTTGATGACTGTGTTATTATCTAAGACAAACTCATTTTATGGCCAAAAATAGTCAAATATGTTGTacaaatgttctgtttttatacaCACAGTAATCAGGCATACGCATCTAATCTATTACAGACTGAACTGAACAGCCTAAACATTTTAGTAATTTCAGATTTTCGTAAAATTAGTTGCACTTTTCTTATATACTCCAGAACTGTACAAAAGTCTTGAGCAAACCCTCATTTCACTATATATTACCAGGTAACAGATATTTTTTCTCCATCACTTCTGCCACAACTTCTGTTCTTCACTTGTATAGATTTAAATCTTTTAACACGCTGCTCACCGTGCTAAGATCTTTTCAGACAACTCCTTTGAAATTGCCTTGTTGGTACAAAAATGACTATTTCATCTCTGTTTAACTGTCatctttggtgtttttcatATATGCAActgaaaaagttaaacaaataacgtgtctttgtgacaggctgctaTAATGATCCTACTTGAAACTGGTTGTTTTgctctgtttgtctctgtatACAACTCTGATTCATCCCGTGAGTTACTGTAGAAGCCTTTTTTATGCTCGGATGATTCATCAGTGTTAAGTGacctaaacaaataaaaaagaaaatgtatctgaaaatggtcaggtacaaatactggactgaaaatgactgaCAAAGCCtccaatttttaaataaaaataataaaaagaaaaatctgcttgCTCAAGGCCGCTTTAAAAGATAATATGATCGTCTGGCTGCCTGGAAAAAAGTTATAAAGAATTGAGGGCTGggtcaagacttttgcacagtacagaatatatttttatctttacataTGCTTGTCATTAGAAAAATAACCACCCACTTTCCTTTAATGGGAAGTGTGATGGAGAATTTCTTCCCTGATTTGTTTCTTTCGTAAGACAACAGGAAAGAAGCTATTTGATTTGCCTACATCTGTTGAAGTACATCTTTACAATGCACAGCTTAGTCATTCAAagtgttgattttcttttcattaaacttTGAAGGGgtttaaaaaactaaagaaaatgtaaaatatacaaaaaagcAAAGGATTGGACAAATTCTGCTACATTTTTAAGCTACACTAAATGAGAAAGTAAATTAGCTAATGGAGTTTTGAACATGAGTTAAAAGACATTTATCTGCAGACTAACACATAATATGCTCTAACCTAGTTTCTTACTGTATTTCCCATTCAGTGTTATTACAGAATTTatcaacaaaacataaaatatttggtGTGTGAATGTCTACAAttacatacaaatacaaaatgtcTCACTAAAATACAGAAGTTAACCAAAAGTCCAAGTAGtttaaagaataattaaataaatttgaaaatgtgtCTTGGCTTACGTTATATTCTATAAAGCTTGTCGCATTGGCTGTATCCATGCTGGTGTATCTTGGGCTCTTCAACATATGTCTCACACTGGTGCAGTGAAGTGTGTCTGTACTTACTCTTGTGATTCTCCTCTTTATTTGCTTTGATGTTTTAGTGGTCTGGGGGTGTGTTCTCCACAAATATCATAccaaaacagatgaaaacatgcttGCAGTTACCAGTAATATAATCCATGTAACTGCTTCCTACAACTTTTGATATGAATGAGATAGCACTTGGGATATGGTCAGATTTATACAGGTATTCTTGGGATTAAACAAATATCCTTAGAAAGACTTTTCAGACATTAACTTGAGAAGCAAGTAACCACATTAGTCAAGTCCCGTTATCATCATTTAAAGCAAATTACCAATGCAAAACCCTATCCTCGTGCTGCACGGGGGTGTGGTGGTTCGCACCGtggcctcacagcaaaaaggtcAGTGGTTCGAGCTTCGGCCTTTCTGTGTGCAGTTTGCATGAAGTGTGATGGAGAATTTCTCCCCGTGTATACCTGGGTCCTCTCCAGGTACTCTGATTTCCTcgcaccgtccaaagacatgcatgttgggttaattggtcactgggagtgagcgtgagtggttgtttgtgtctctataccggtcctgcgatggactggtgacttgtgcagggtgtactctgcctctcacctgttaattgccaggatagactccagcttctgTACTAAGCGTTACAGAAAGtggatagattttatttatttattattaagaaaTGTACTCATGCCTTCATCACCTGTTTTGCAATTCTTCACATCCTGGCCTTGAACTCTCATCTCGCCATCCACCTGCAGTTTGTCCACAATGCTGCTGCAGGATCACTCTGGTTTTAGCAGGTTTCCATTGGCTGCCAGTCTGTTTTcagattgattttaagattccaTTACTTacctttaaaattttaaatggtaCAGCATCCAGATATTTAACCAAGCTGCTCAGCTGTTATAATCCCAACCGATCAGTGGGATCATCCAACCAGTTGTCGTGAATCAGCCGAGGGGGGATTGAACTGTTGCTGaggcaccccccccccccccccccccccagactctggaacaaTCTGCTGCTCAGTATTTATACTTCTGAATATTTCCAGTCCTTTAAATCCTGTCTGAAATTaacttttggtttttttt encodes:
- the LOC121646015 gene encoding C-X-C chemokine receptor type 5 codes for the protein MLKSPRYTSMDTANATSFIEYNDSDGNYTDYNVTTDCSEDLEIFYSVFQPALYIMIFLLGVTGNSLMITVLLRRRRRLRISEIYLLHLALADLMLLFTIPFQLVSCFTGWMFGVFLCMLKGVLTEMNLFCGSLLLACIGFDRYLAIVHAIPSMQSRRPGTVHLTCISLWVLCLLLSLPNAVFLSVNETNTSQLDCFHYRFEVHAHNWVVANRILKNMCFFFSLVVMSFCYSALAITLSKSKKSQAKKGAIRLAVLVTLVFCLCWLPYNITSLIRTIVEMGYMNSECAFNTLLYQVYDVTQTLGISHCCLNPLLYAVVGVQFRNELVQLLCQLGCGRICLPFIRAEGHSRQSISEGTNSTNFNY